In Pseudomonas sp. PDM14, a genomic segment contains:
- the mltB gene encoding lytic murein transglycosylase B, with the protein MAGLLGLGSFAAAGDYEGSPLVAEFVAEMTRDYGFAGEQLVELFREAERKQAILDAISRPAEKVKPWKEYRPIFITDARISKGVDFWNKHADALARAEKEYGVPAQVIVAIIGVETFYGGNTGSWRGIDALSTLCFDYPPRSSFFCKELKELLLLSREEQVDPLSLKGSYAGAMGLPQFMPSSFRAYAVDFDGDGHINIWSNPVDAIGSVASYFKRHGWVAGEPVVSRAQVKGDQVDSGLTQGLDPVKNVGELRALGWASADALRDDTRVTAFRFEGAEGAEYWLGLPNFYVITRYNRSAMYAMAVHQLSDLLLAKRSGQ; encoded by the coding sequence ATGGCCGGCCTGCTCGGCCTCGGCTCCTTCGCTGCCGCCGGTGACTACGAGGGTTCGCCCCTGGTCGCCGAGTTCGTCGCCGAGATGACCCGCGACTATGGCTTCGCCGGCGAACAGCTGGTCGAGCTGTTCCGCGAGGCGGAGCGCAAGCAGGCGATCCTCGACGCCATTTCCCGCCCGGCCGAGAAGGTCAAGCCGTGGAAAGAGTACCGGCCGATCTTCATCACCGATGCGCGCATCAGCAAGGGTGTGGATTTCTGGAACAAGCACGCCGATGCCCTGGCCCGCGCCGAGAAAGAATACGGCGTGCCGGCCCAGGTGATCGTCGCGATCATTGGCGTGGAAACCTTCTATGGCGGCAACACCGGCAGCTGGCGCGGCATCGATGCGCTGTCCACGCTGTGCTTCGATTACCCGCCGCGCTCGTCGTTCTTCTGCAAGGAGCTCAAGGAGCTGCTGCTGCTGTCGCGTGAGGAGCAGGTCGATCCGCTCAGCCTGAAGGGTTCCTACGCGGGCGCCATGGGCCTGCCGCAGTTCATGCCGAGCAGCTTCCGCGCCTATGCGGTGGACTTCGACGGCGACGGCCACATCAATATCTGGAGCAACCCGGTGGACGCCATCGGCAGCGTCGCCAGCTACTTCAAGCGCCACGGCTGGGTTGCCGGCGAGCCGGTGGTTAGCCGCGCGCAGGTCAAGGGCGACCAGGTCGACAGCGGCCTGACCCAGGGCCTCGACCCGGTGAAGAACGTCGGCGAGCTGCGTGCGCTTGGCTGGGCCAGCGCCGATGCGCTGCGTGACGACACCCGCGTCACCGCCTTCCGCTTCGAGGGCGCCGAAGGCGCCGAGTACTGGTTGGGCCTGCCCAACTTCTACGTGATCACCCGTTACAACCGTAGCGCGATGTACGCCATGGCCGTGCATCAGCTGTCCGACC
- the rodA gene encoding rod shape-determining protein RodA, with product MNSNFDRTLSQEDVLKRRATLLQRLHIDGWLLLILLILGIGSLFVLYSASGKHWDLLMKQASSFGLGLVAMFVIAQFEPRFMARWVPLAYLVGVGLLVVVEVMGHTAMGATRWINVPGVIRFQPSEFMKIIMPATIAWYLARHNLPPRLKHITISLILILIPFVLILKQPDLGTSLLILASGAFVLFMAGLQWRWIAGAVAAVVPIAVAMWFFVLHDYQKQRVLTFLDPESDPLGTGWNIIQSKAAIGSGGVLGKGWLLGTQSHLDFLPESHTDFIIAVLSEEFGLVGVCILLFVYLLLIGRGLVITAQAQTLFGKLLAGSLTMTFFVYVFVNIGMVSGLLPVVGVPLPFISYGGTHLVTLLSGFGVLMAVHTHRKWIAQV from the coding sequence ATGAACAGCAACTTCGACCGCACCCTGTCCCAGGAAGACGTGCTCAAGCGTCGCGCGACCCTGCTGCAGCGGCTGCACATCGATGGCTGGCTGCTGCTGATCTTGCTGATCCTGGGGATCGGCAGCCTGTTCGTCCTCTACTCGGCCAGTGGCAAGCACTGGGACCTGCTGATGAAGCAGGCCAGCTCGTTCGGCCTGGGGCTGGTGGCGATGTTCGTCATCGCCCAGTTCGAGCCGCGCTTCATGGCGCGCTGGGTGCCGCTGGCCTACCTGGTCGGCGTCGGCCTGCTGGTGGTGGTGGAAGTCATGGGCCACACCGCGATGGGCGCGACGCGCTGGATCAACGTGCCGGGGGTGATCCGCTTCCAGCCGTCGGAGTTCATGAAGATCATCATGCCGGCGACCATCGCCTGGTACCTGGCGCGGCACAACCTGCCGCCGCGGCTCAAGCACATCACCATCAGCCTGATCCTGATCCTCATCCCGTTCGTGCTGATCCTCAAGCAGCCGGACCTCGGCACCTCACTGCTGATTCTCGCCTCCGGCGCTTTCGTGCTGTTCATGGCCGGGCTGCAGTGGCGCTGGATCGCCGGCGCCGTGGCCGCCGTGGTGCCGATCGCGGTGGCCATGTGGTTCTTCGTGCTGCACGACTACCAGAAGCAGCGCGTGCTGACCTTCCTCGACCCGGAAAGCGATCCGCTGGGCACGGGCTGGAACATCATCCAGTCGAAGGCGGCCATCGGTTCGGGCGGGGTTCTTGGCAAGGGCTGGCTGCTCGGCACCCAGTCGCACCTGGATTTTTTGCCGGAAAGCCATACGGACTTTATCATTGCCGTGCTGAGCGAAGAGTTCGGGCTGGTCGGAGTGTGTATCCTGCTGTTCGTCTACCTGCTGCTGATCGGTCGCGGCCTGGTGATCACGGCTCAGGCGCAGACCCTGTTCGGCAAGTTGCTGGCAGGCAGCCTGACCATGACGTTCTTCGTCTACGTATTCGTTAACATCGGCATGGTCAGTGGCCTGTTGCCGGTGGTGGGGGTGCCTCTACCCTTTATTAGCTACGGCGGAACTCATCTGGTGACGCTGCTGTCAGGGTTTGGGGTTTTGATGGCGGTCCACACCCATCGCAAGTGGATCGCACAGGTTTGA